The Euphorbia lathyris chromosome 8, ddEupLath1.1, whole genome shotgun sequence genome has a window encoding:
- the LOC136202492 gene encoding NADP-dependent malic enzyme: MESTMKEIRGGASVLDMDPKSTVGGGVEDVYGEDCATEDQLVTPWTTSVASGYSMLRDPRHNKGLAFTEKERDAHYLRGLLPPVVSSQQLQEKKLMHSIRQYQLPLQKYIAMMELEERNERLFYKLLIDNVEELLPIVYTPTVGEACQKYGSIFKRPQGLYISLKEKGKILDVLKNWPERSIQVIVVTDGERILGLGDLGCQGMGIPVGKLSLYTALGGVRPSACLPITIDVGTNNEQLLKDEFYIGLRQRRATGQEYSELLQEFMSAVKQNYGEKVLIQFEDFANHNAFDLLAKYGTTHLVFNDDIQGTASVVLAGVISALKLLGGSLGDHTFLFLGAGEAGTGIAELIALEMSKRTDAPVEETRKKIWLVDSKGLIVSSRKESLQHFKQPWAHEHEPVKTLLEAVKAIKPTVLIGSSGVAKQFTKEVVEAVASINEKPLIMALSNPTSQAECTAEEAYTWTNGRAIFASGSPFDPVEYEGKVYISGQANNAYIFPGFGLGLVISGAIRVHDDMLLAASEALAAQVSDENYSNGLIYPPFTNIRKISANIAAKVAAKAYDLGLATRLPRPENLVKYAESCMYSPVYRNYR, translated from the exons ATGGAGAGCACAATGAAAGAGATTAGGGGCGGAGCATCGGTGCTCGATATGGATCCTAAGTCCACCGTCGGTGGTGGAGTCGAGGACGTTTACGGCGAGGACTGTGCTACTGAGGATCAGCTTGTCACTCCTTGGACTACCTCTGTCGCTAG TGGATACTCAATGTTGAGAGACCCTCGCCATAATAAAGGACTCGCATTCACAGAGAAAGAGAGGGATGCTCATTACCTACGGGGTCTACTACCCCCTGTTGTTTCATCCCAACAACTTCAGGAGAAGAAATTGATGCACAGTATTAGACAATATCAACTTCCTCTTCAAAAATATATTGCCATGATGGAACTTGAAGAGAGGAATGAAAGACTCTTTTACAAGCTTCTCATTGATAATGTTGAAGAATTGCTCCCAATTGTTTACACTCCAACAGTTGGTGAGGCATGCCAGAAGTATGGAAGTATCTTCAAGCGTCCTCAGGGCCTATACATAAGTTTAAAAGAGAA GGGCAAAATTCTTGATGTGCTGAAAAATTGGCCAGAAAGAAGCATTCAAGTTATTGTTGTAACTGATGGTGAGCGGATTTTGGGACTTGGGGATCTTGGTTGTCAG GGTATGGGTATTCCTGTTGGGAAATTGTCTCTTTACACAGCACTTGGAGGAGTTCGTCCTTCTGCG TGTTTACCAATCACTATTGATGTGGGCACAAACAATGAGCAATTGCTGAAGGATGAATTCTACATTGGGCTCAGACAAAGAAGAGCTACTGGCCAG GAATACTCTGAACTTCTACAAGAATTCATGAGTGCTGTAAAGCAGAACTATGGAGAAAAAGTCCTAATTCAG TTTGAAGATTTCGCTAATCACAATGCTTTCGATCTGCTTGCAAAGTATGGTACAACTCATCTTGTCTTCAACGATGACATTCAG GGGACAGCATCTGTTGTACTTGCTGGAGTAATTTCAGCACTGAAGTTGCTTGGTGGTTCTCTCGGCGATCACACTTTCTTGTTCCTTGGTGCGGGAGAA GCTGGAACTGGAATAGCAGAGCTTATAGCTCTAGAAATGTCAAAACGG ACCGATGCTCCAGTTGAGGAGACTCGCAAGAAGATTTGGTTAGTGGATTCAAAG GGATTGATCGTTAGCTCTCGCAAGGAATCACTTCAGCACTTTAAGCAGCCATGGGCTCATGAGCATGAGCCTGTGAAGACTCTCTTGGAAGCTGTCAAG GCAATCAAACCAACAGTTCTGATTGGATCATCCGGAGTGGCAAAACAATTTACAAAGGAAGTAGTTGAAGCTGTGGCTTCAATTAATGAg AAACCTCTGATCATGGCCCTCTCGAACCCAACCTCGCAAGCCGAGTGCACTGCAGAAGAAGCTTACACTTGGACTAAT GGACGAGCAATTTTCGCTAGTGGAAGTCCATTCGACCCTGTTGAATATGAGGGCAAAGTTTATATTTCCGGGCAG GCCAACAACGCCTACATATTCCCTGGATTCGGCTTGGGTTTGGTAATCTCTGGCGCAATCCGTGTTCATGATGATATGCTTCTGGCAGCAT CGGAAGCTCTGGCAGCTCAAGTTTCAGATGAGAACTATAGCAATGGGCTCATCTACCCACCTTTCACTAACATAAGAAAAATTTCAGCTAACATTGCTGCAAAGGTTGCCGCCAAGGCATATGATCTAG GGTTGGCTACACGTCTCCCACGTCCGGAGAATCTCGTGAAGTATGCAGAGAGTTGCATGTACAGTCCAGTGTACAGAAATTACCGTTAA
- the LOC136203215 gene encoding 2-oxoglutarate-Fe(II) type oxidoreductase hxnY isoform X3: MSVAASALLFHSQGKTDCSNSKRKSHRNSNYSPITETMESEKQQDSCPLQKFSVLNCIDLSSSDIDKSVSSLKQACLDSGFFYVINHGISQEFMEEVFAESKKFFELPLVEKMKVLRNEKHRGYTPMLDEILDPDNQVHVGDYKEGYYMGVEVSEDDAAAEKPFYGPNVWPADDLLPGWRETMERFRREGLEVARKVARIIALALDLEADFFDRPEMLGEPIAIMRLLHYGAQISDPSSGIFGAGAHSDYGLITLLATDDVSGLQICKDKDARPQVWEYIEPLKGAFIVNLGDMLERWSNCIFSCIRGHLQYMIWHLGRTKMIFIDHEA, translated from the exons ATGAGTGTGGCGGCTTCTGCTTTGCTCTTTCATTCCCAAGGAAAAACCGATTGCTCAAATTCGAAACGTAAAAGTCATCGAAATTCCAACTATTCTCCAATTACAGAAACAATGGAGTCAGAGAAGCAGCAAGATTCCTGCCCTCTCCAGAAATTTTCAGTTCTGAACTGTATTGATCTCTCCAGCTCCGATATCGACAAGTCCGTTTCGTCACTCAAGCAG GCATGTTTGGATTCTGGATTCTTTTACGTTATCAATCACGGTATAAGCCAAGAATTCATGGAGGAGGTTTTTGCAGAGAGTAAAAAGTTTTTCGAGTTGCCATTAGTAGAAAAAATGAAGGTCTTACGGAATGAGAAACATCGAGGCTATACTCCTATGCTCGACGAAATTTTGGATCCTGATAATCAAGTTCATG TAGGAGATTACAAGGAGGGATATTACATGGGAGTTGAAGTTTCTGAAGATGATGCGGCAGCGGAGAAGCCATTTTATGGGCCTAATGTTTGGCCAGCTGATG ATCTTTTGCCTGGTTGGAGGGAAACTATGGAGAGGTTTCGTCGAGAGGGATT AGAAGTGGCAAGAAAAGTTGCCAGGATCATAGCACTTGCGCTTGATCTAGAGGCTGATTTTTTTGATAGGCCAGAAATGCTTGGGGAGCCAATTGCAATCATGCGCTTGCTACATTATGGAG CTCAGATTTCTGATCCCTCAAGTGGAATATTTGGAGCTGGAGCTCACTCCGACTACGGTTTAATTACCCTTTTAGCGACAGATGATGTCTCTGGCCTCCAA ATATGCAAAGATAAGGATGCTCGACCTCAAGTTTGGGAATATATAGAACCTTTAAAAGG GGCATTCATAGTGAATCTTGGTGACATGCTGGAACGATGGAGCAACTGTATTTTCAG CTGCATTAGAGGACATCTTCAGTACATGATATGGCACTTGGGAAGAACGAAAATGATTTTCATTGATCATGAAGCCTGA
- the LOC136203215 gene encoding 2-oxoglutarate-Fe(II) type oxidoreductase hxnY isoform X1 — protein MSVAASALLFHSQGKTDCSNSKRKSHRNSNYSPITETMESEKQQDSCPLQKFSVLNCIDLSSSDIDKSVSSLKQACLDSGFFYVINHGISQEFMEEVFAESKKFFELPLVEKMKVLRNEKHRGYTPMLDEILDPDNQVHVGDYKEGYYMGVEVSEDDAAAEKPFYGPNVWPADDLLPGWRETMERFRREGLEVARKVARIIALALDLEADFFDRPEMLGEPIAIMRLLHYGAQISDPSSGIFGAGAHSDYGLITLLATDDVSGLQICKDKDARPQVWEYIEPLKGAFIVNLGDMLERWSNCIFRSTLHRVIGSGQERYSIAYFIEPSHDCLVECLPTCKSETNPAKFPPIKCGTYLSQRYKDTHADLSLYDKSQT, from the exons ATGAGTGTGGCGGCTTCTGCTTTGCTCTTTCATTCCCAAGGAAAAACCGATTGCTCAAATTCGAAACGTAAAAGTCATCGAAATTCCAACTATTCTCCAATTACAGAAACAATGGAGTCAGAGAAGCAGCAAGATTCCTGCCCTCTCCAGAAATTTTCAGTTCTGAACTGTATTGATCTCTCCAGCTCCGATATCGACAAGTCCGTTTCGTCACTCAAGCAG GCATGTTTGGATTCTGGATTCTTTTACGTTATCAATCACGGTATAAGCCAAGAATTCATGGAGGAGGTTTTTGCAGAGAGTAAAAAGTTTTTCGAGTTGCCATTAGTAGAAAAAATGAAGGTCTTACGGAATGAGAAACATCGAGGCTATACTCCTATGCTCGACGAAATTTTGGATCCTGATAATCAAGTTCATG TAGGAGATTACAAGGAGGGATATTACATGGGAGTTGAAGTTTCTGAAGATGATGCGGCAGCGGAGAAGCCATTTTATGGGCCTAATGTTTGGCCAGCTGATG ATCTTTTGCCTGGTTGGAGGGAAACTATGGAGAGGTTTCGTCGAGAGGGATT AGAAGTGGCAAGAAAAGTTGCCAGGATCATAGCACTTGCGCTTGATCTAGAGGCTGATTTTTTTGATAGGCCAGAAATGCTTGGGGAGCCAATTGCAATCATGCGCTTGCTACATTATGGAG CTCAGATTTCTGATCCCTCAAGTGGAATATTTGGAGCTGGAGCTCACTCCGACTACGGTTTAATTACCCTTTTAGCGACAGATGATGTCTCTGGCCTCCAA ATATGCAAAGATAAGGATGCTCGACCTCAAGTTTGGGAATATATAGAACCTTTAAAAGG GGCATTCATAGTGAATCTTGGTGACATGCTGGAACGATGGAGCAACTGTATTTTCAG GTCCACACTTCATCGAGTAATAGGGAGTGGACAAGAGAGATATTCT ATAGCATATTTCATTGAACCTAGTCATGATTGTCTAGTTGAATGTTTGCCTACCTGCAAGTCAGAAACAAATCCTGCCAA ATTTCCTCCAATAAAATGTGGGACTTACCTGAGTCAACGGTACAAAGATACTCATGCTGATTTGAGTTTATACGACAAATCTCAAACTTGA
- the LOC136203215 gene encoding 2-oxoglutarate-Fe(II) type oxidoreductase hxnY isoform X2 — MSVAASALLFHSQGKTDCSNSKRKSHRNSNYSPITETMESEKQQDSCPLQKFSVLNCIDLSSSDIDKSVSSLKQACLDSGFFYVINHGISQEFMEEVFAESKKFFELPLVEKMKVLRNEKHRGYTPMLDEILDPDNQVHGDYKEGYYMGVEVSEDDAAAEKPFYGPNVWPADDLLPGWRETMERFRREGLEVARKVARIIALALDLEADFFDRPEMLGEPIAIMRLLHYGAQISDPSSGIFGAGAHSDYGLITLLATDDVSGLQICKDKDARPQVWEYIEPLKGAFIVNLGDMLERWSNCIFRSTLHRVIGSGQERYSIAYFIEPSHDCLVECLPTCKSETNPAKFPPIKCGTYLSQRYKDTHADLSLYDKSQT, encoded by the exons ATGAGTGTGGCGGCTTCTGCTTTGCTCTTTCATTCCCAAGGAAAAACCGATTGCTCAAATTCGAAACGTAAAAGTCATCGAAATTCCAACTATTCTCCAATTACAGAAACAATGGAGTCAGAGAAGCAGCAAGATTCCTGCCCTCTCCAGAAATTTTCAGTTCTGAACTGTATTGATCTCTCCAGCTCCGATATCGACAAGTCCGTTTCGTCACTCAAGCAG GCATGTTTGGATTCTGGATTCTTTTACGTTATCAATCACGGTATAAGCCAAGAATTCATGGAGGAGGTTTTTGCAGAGAGTAAAAAGTTTTTCGAGTTGCCATTAGTAGAAAAAATGAAGGTCTTACGGAATGAGAAACATCGAGGCTATACTCCTATGCTCGACGAAATTTTGGATCCTGATAATCAAGTTCATG GAGATTACAAGGAGGGATATTACATGGGAGTTGAAGTTTCTGAAGATGATGCGGCAGCGGAGAAGCCATTTTATGGGCCTAATGTTTGGCCAGCTGATG ATCTTTTGCCTGGTTGGAGGGAAACTATGGAGAGGTTTCGTCGAGAGGGATT AGAAGTGGCAAGAAAAGTTGCCAGGATCATAGCACTTGCGCTTGATCTAGAGGCTGATTTTTTTGATAGGCCAGAAATGCTTGGGGAGCCAATTGCAATCATGCGCTTGCTACATTATGGAG CTCAGATTTCTGATCCCTCAAGTGGAATATTTGGAGCTGGAGCTCACTCCGACTACGGTTTAATTACCCTTTTAGCGACAGATGATGTCTCTGGCCTCCAA ATATGCAAAGATAAGGATGCTCGACCTCAAGTTTGGGAATATATAGAACCTTTAAAAGG GGCATTCATAGTGAATCTTGGTGACATGCTGGAACGATGGAGCAACTGTATTTTCAG GTCCACACTTCATCGAGTAATAGGGAGTGGACAAGAGAGATATTCT ATAGCATATTTCATTGAACCTAGTCATGATTGTCTAGTTGAATGTTTGCCTACCTGCAAGTCAGAAACAAATCCTGCCAA ATTTCCTCCAATAAAATGTGGGACTTACCTGAGTCAACGGTACAAAGATACTCATGCTGATTTGAGTTTATACGACAAATCTCAAACTTGA